Part of the Leptospiraceae bacterium genome, TTTTGTTTCAATTTGTTGGTAAATTAAGTAAGGATTATCTTTTAATTCTAAAAACCTTTCAGGAGTTTCTACAATTACATCCACACTAAGTCCTGAACCATATAACAATTTGTAAACCTCTTGTGCCAACTGTCTTCTATGCACCACATCTTTTTTTATGATACACAAATCATAATCACTATCCGCATGAAAGTCTTTCGTTGTTCGAGAGCCAAACAAAATGATTTTATCAGGATCAATCTTTGTTACTAGAATGGTAATTAACTTTTGAATCGATTCTTGTTCAATAATCGTTTGATCTGCGACTGTCATA contains:
- a CDS encoding nucleotidyltransferase domain-containing protein, with amino-acid sequence MTVADQTIIEQESIQKLITILVTKIDPDKIILFGSRTTKDFHADSDYDLCIIKKDVVHRRQLAQEVYKLLYGSGLSVDVIVETPERFLELKDNPYLIYQQIETKGRLLYDKQRYR